The Benincasa hispida cultivar B227 chromosome 9, ASM972705v1, whole genome shotgun sequence genome has a segment encoding these proteins:
- the LOC120086275 gene encoding 1-aminocyclopropane-1-carboxylate oxidase 5, which yields MAIPVIDFSKLNGEERPKTLAQIANGCEEWGFFQLVNHGIPEELLERVKKISSEYYKVEREESFKSSKPVKLLNDLLENKSGEKLENLDWEDVFLLHDNNEWPSNIPGFKETMREYRSELKKLAEKVMAVMDENLGLPEGYIKAAFNGGEGLEKAFFGTKVSHYPPCPHPELVNGLRAHTDAGGVILLFQDDEVGGLQILKDGQWIDVQPLPNSIVINTGDQIEVLSNGRYKSVWHRVLATPNGNRRSIASFYNPSMEATIAPAAQLVDKANQEVEKGYPKFVFGDYMSVYAEQKFLPKEPRFQAVRAM from the exons ATGGCAATTCCAGTCATTGATTTCTCTAAGCTTAATGGAGAAGAAAGACCCAAGACATTGGCTCAAATAGCGAATGGCTGTGAAGAATGGGGATTCTTTCAG CTGGTGAACCATGGGATTCCTGAAGAGCTCCTAGAGAGGGTGAAGAAGATTTCTTCAGAGTACTACAAGGtggaaagagaagaaagtttCAAGAGTTCAAAACCTGTGAAGCTCCTGAATGATTTGCTGGAGAACAAGAGTGGTGAGAAGCTGGAAAATCTTGATTGGGAAGATGTATTCCTCCTCCATGATAACAACGAATGGCCCTCCAACATTCCTGGATTCAA GGAAACCATGAGGGAGTACAGATCCGAGCTGAAGAAGCTAGCTGAAAAGGTAATGGCAGTGATGGATGAGAACTTAGGTTTACCTGAGGGATACATAAAAGCTGCCTTCAATGGCGGCGAAGGGCTGGAAAAGGCCTTCTTTGGCACCAAAGTCAGCCACTACCCACCATGTCCACACCCAGAGCTGGTGAATGGGCTCCGTGCCCACACCGATGCCGGCGGTGTGATCTTGCTCTTCCAAGACGACGAGGTGGGAGGCCTTCAAATCCTGAAAGATGGGCAGTGGATAGATGTGCAGCCATTACCCAACTCCATAGTCATCAACACAGGTGATCAGATTGAGGTGCTGAGCAATGGGAGATACAAGAGTGTTTGGCACCGGGTTTTGGCCACCCCAAATGGGAACAGAAGATCGATTGCTTCGTTTTACAACCCATCGATGGAAGCAACCATAGCTCCTGCAGCACAGCTAGTGGATAAAGCAAACCAGGAGGTGGAAAAAGGATATCCAAAGTTTGTGTTTGGAGACTACATGTCAGTTTATGCTGAGCAGAAGTTCCTCCCAAAGGAACCAAGGTTTCAAGCTGTCAGAGCAATGTAA